The following are encoded in a window of Lates calcarifer isolate ASB-BC8 linkage group LG20, TLL_Latcal_v3, whole genome shotgun sequence genomic DNA:
- the robo4 gene encoding roundabout homolog 1 isoform X1, with the protein MVQWSCGRFWSCIRVVLTCGLKMRVSAWLLCVSSLYTWAEFSQSCTCQDICATEPGLDKRSKTRVKEHVRHSVGHQRAFHRSRPHRRKGSRVHAEETPPRVVHHPSDVVVKVGDPATLSCRVDGNPKPTIEWLRNGQPLDTANGDGQWQPMVLSEGSLFFLSVGGGRRGQSHEGVYTCVARNSAGTATSRNASLYIAVLQEEFTVQPSDVEVAEGEVAILNCGPPMGHPEPNIIWKNNGLPINTSNHHYTLLSGKLIIAPAEKNHSGAYVCVASNTVGVRESRAARLSVLGKPVLVLKPENVSVRLGESAQFYCQAKGDPPPSVVWSREQGPLPNGRYLVNPDQTLQIHYVTAQDAGKYTCTAVNDAGVVTASAQLRVEEAASTQQKDLHKELSALRVALENVTIMAPGSNISQVQWKLQFLPSQPHYLDGFEVLCRSLLPASSDWVAKKVTLPNFQTQVGPLKRGYKYEFKVRPYGSNLYGRESNTRHLRVPETVPSASPLAVSITVSHEQNNTIHLSWEPPPHETHNGIIQGYQVWCVESEQQQYQNWTVNSDQHSLDISTLKPGKRYWLTIAAVNGAGVGMLSDPHGFVINPQMGGPPESDSQRRDLSQVLALFQDPVLIGSIGALLWCILMIAVVYLFRRHSKTGHLIPGHGRAKGLRRLANEDLIIKHRMAAPDSPWISGGWRPAFSQKYQDLWAQGQKHPGIRSTSLPVSSKKDSSCLDSAVPIVTDSCGVYGTFYVDLMANGLKTFNSPGRRPKMPHGLPHQQGAETIQIFTQPVAKTAPIGSHEVLPWKQVIRPQPKMGVLRESWEKNQSKQELHAVNSVPIVPTRNQACPSSVYKQRLSHVPSGRHGGHTECGKVAGCPRLLHYSASVHLLDMLPPPPPIPTDNAMDTHSLTSDEGSSRSTKFTMDMGSLPSVCAASGHHEQSGSTKNNNHCPSYSHLSTASYSMSLDEEDDGTLTAQEATQYLELSPKPDRLSALPEQRPSLPHPFSSNLGYICRPVCSIQLEDDPASEEPEAPPIGLRRARLQSTPSSCYSEWDSSLWNTWSSVTDDNMASTRTSLISSVDSCYTTDSTNFARLLAVAAETMSAASLSDFSPPASPLSALYPPFRAEGDSFGELEPVPAWDWSMAWVEEMEAKYRAHYPDRNTKPFNA; encoded by the exons ATGGTACAGTGGAGCTGTGGTAGGTTCTGGTCTTGCATCCGGGTGGTGTTGACTTGTGGACTGAAGATGCGAGTCAGTGCGTggcttctctgtgtgtcctcGCTCTACACCTGGGCAGAGTTTTCACAAAGTTGCACGTGCCAAGACATCTGTGCAACAGAGCCAGGATTGGACAAGAGGTCAAAGACTCGGGTCAAGGAGCACGTTCGTCACAGTGTTGGACACCAGCGCGCGTTTCACAGGAGCAGGCCACACCGCAGGAAAG GTTCCAGAGTTCATGCAGAGGAAACGCCACCCCGTGTCGTCCACCACCCCTCTGATGTGGTGGTGAAAGTTGGGGATCCCGCCACGCTCTCCTGCCGGGTGGATGGCAACCCGAAGCCAACCATCGAGTGGCTGCGCAATGGTCAGCCCCTAGATACAGCAAATGGAGATGGGCAGTGGCAGCCCATGGTTTTGTCAGAGGGTAGCCTCTTCTTCTTGAGTGTTGGAGGGGGCAGGCGAGGTCAGTCACATGAGGGTGTCTACACCTGCGTGGCCAGGAACAGTGCGGGGACTGCGACCAGTCGTAATGCATCACTTTATATTGCAG TGCTGCAGGAGGAGTTCACTGTGCAGCCCAGTGATGTGGAGGTGGCAGAGGGCGAGGTGGCTATCTTAAACTGTGGCCCTCCAATGGGACACCCTGAACCTAACATCATCTGGAAGAATAATGGCCTGCCCATCAACACCAGTAACCACCACTACACT TTGCTGAGTGGGAAGCTTATCATTGCTCCTGCAGAGAAGAACCACTCTggtgcttatgtgtgtgtggccagcAACACtgtgggagtgagagagagcagggcGGCTCGACTCTCTGTTCTGG gcaAGCCTGTTCTGGTGCTGAAGCCAGAGAATGTGTCGGTGAGACTGGGGGAGTCTGCTCAGTTCTACTGCCAAGCTAAAGGTGACCCTCCACCTTCTGTGGTCTGGAGCAGAGAGCAAGGGCCACTGCCCAACGGCAG GTATCTTGTAAACCCAGACCAGACTCTCCAGATCCATTATGTGACAGCCCAAGATGCTGGGAAGTACACCTGCACTGCTGTCAATGATGCAGGTGTTGTCACTGCCAGCGCACAGCTACGTGTTGAAG AGGCTGCCAGCACTCAACAGAAAGACCTTCACAAAGAGCTGTCAGCCCTGCGAGTGGCTCTAGAAAATGTCACCATCATGGCCCCTGGGTCCAACATATCCCAAGTACAATGGAAG CTCCAGTTCCTCCCATCTCAGCCACATTACCTTGATGGCTTTGAGGTTCTCTGTCGCTCTCTGCTGCCAGCCAGCTCAGACTGGGTGGCAAAGAAGGTGACACTGCCCAATTTCCAGACTCAAGTGGGCCCTTTGAAGAGAGGCTACAAGTATGAGTTCAAGGTTCGTCCCTATGGCAGCAACTTGTATGGAAGGGAGAGCAACACCCGGCACCTCAGAGTTccagagacag TTCCCAGTGCCTCTCCACTAGCTGTGTCCATAACAGTGAGCCATGAGCAGAATAACACCATCCACCTGAGCTGGGAGCCTCCTCCTCATGAAACTCACAATGGTATCATCCAGGGATACCAG GTGTGGTGTGTGgagtctgagcagcagcagtaccaGAATTGGACGGTAAACAGTGACCAACACAGCCTTGATATATCAACGCTCAAACCAGGGAAACGATACTGGCTCACCATAGCAGCTGTCAACGGAGCTGGAGTAGGAATGCTGAGTGACCCTCATGGATTTGTCATCA ACCCACAGATGGGTGGTCCCCCTGAGTCAGACAGCCAAAGACGGGATCTGTCACAGGTCTTGGCCCTGTTTCAGGACCCAGTGTTGATCGGCAGCATTGGTGCACTCCTGTGGTGTATTCTGATGATTGCAGTTGTCTACCTCTTCAGACGCCACAGCAAGACAGGTCACCTGATACCAGGACATGGAAGGGCAAAAG gTTTGCGTAGACTGGCGAATGAAGATCTCATTATTAAACACAG AATGGCAGCTCCAGACTCCCCATGGATTTCTGGAGGCTGGAGACCTGCCTTCAGCCAGAAATATCAGGACTTATGGGCCCAAGGTCAGAAACATCCAGGGATCAGGAGCACCA GCCTCCCAGTCTCATCCAAGAAGGACTCCAGCTGCCTGGACTCAGCTGTCCCCATTGTGACCGACAGCTGCGGTGTCTATGGCACTTTTTATGTGGACCTGATGGCCAATGGCCTGAAGACCTTTAATAGCCCTGGACGTCGCCCTAAAATGCCCCACGGTCTGCCGCATCAGCAAGGAGCTGAGACCATTCAGATATTCACCCAGCCTGTCGCAAAGACTGCACCCATCGGAAGCCACGAGGTGCTGCCATGGAAACAGGTTATACGCCCCCAGCCTAAGATGGGTGTACTGAGGGAGTCATGGGAAAAAAACCAGAGCAAGCAAG agTTGCACGCAGTGAACAGTGTCCCCATAGTGCCAACCAGAAACCAGGCTTGCCCATCCAGTGTCTACAAACAGAGACTCAGTCACGTACCATCAGGCCGACATG GTGGACATACAGAGTGTGGTAAAGTTGCTGGCTGTCCTCGTCTGCTCCATTACTCTGCATCAGTACACCTACTGGACAtgctcccaccaccaccaccgatACCCACGGACAACgccatggacacacacagtctgacctCAGATGAAGG CTCCAGTCGTTCCACAAAGTTTACAATGGACATGGGTTCTCTCCCTTCGGTGTGTGCTGCATCAGGCCACCATGAGCAATCAGGATCCACCAAGAACAACAACCACTGCCCGTCCTACAGCCACCTGTCCACTGCGTCATATTCCATGTCACTGGATGAAGAAGATGATGGCACACTGACAGCTCAGGAAGCCACCCAGTATCTTGAGCTCAGCCCTAAACCTGACAGATTGAG CGCCCTGCCTGAGCAGCGTCCCTCCCTGCCTCATCCTTTCTCCTCCAACCTGGGCTACATCTGCAGGCCAGTATGCTCCATTCAGCTGGAGGATGACCCTGCCTCTGAGGAGCCCGAAGCTCCACCAATTGGCTTGCGACGTGCCCGCCTTCAGAGCACACCTTCCTCCTGCTACAGCGAATGGGACAGCTCACTGTGGAACACCTGGAGCTCTGTCACGGATGACAACATGGCTAGCACCCGCACCAGCCTCATTAGCTCTGTGGACAGCTGTTACACCACTGACAGCACCAACTTTGCCCGATTGTTGGCTGTGGCAGCAGAGACCATGAGTGCAGCCTCTTTGTCAG ACTTCTCTCCACCGGCCTCCCCCCTCAGTGCCTTGTATCCACCATTTCGTGCAGAAGGCGACTCGTTCGGGGAACTGGAGCCTGTTCCTGCGTGGGACTGGAGCATGGCCTGGGTGGAGGAAATGGAGGCTAAGTACAGAGCCCACTATCCTGACAGAAACACCAAACCCTTCAATGCTTAA
- the robo4 gene encoding roundabout homolog 1 isoform X2, translating to MDRSVFMRILFTVFGVLSGSRVHAEETPPRVVHHPSDVVVKVGDPATLSCRVDGNPKPTIEWLRNGQPLDTANGDGQWQPMVLSEGSLFFLSVGGGRRGQSHEGVYTCVARNSAGTATSRNASLYIAVLQEEFTVQPSDVEVAEGEVAILNCGPPMGHPEPNIIWKNNGLPINTSNHHYTLLSGKLIIAPAEKNHSGAYVCVASNTVGVRESRAARLSVLGKPVLVLKPENVSVRLGESAQFYCQAKGDPPPSVVWSREQGPLPNGRYLVNPDQTLQIHYVTAQDAGKYTCTAVNDAGVVTASAQLRVEEAASTQQKDLHKELSALRVALENVTIMAPGSNISQVQWKLQFLPSQPHYLDGFEVLCRSLLPASSDWVAKKVTLPNFQTQVGPLKRGYKYEFKVRPYGSNLYGRESNTRHLRVPETVPSASPLAVSITVSHEQNNTIHLSWEPPPHETHNGIIQGYQVWCVESEQQQYQNWTVNSDQHSLDISTLKPGKRYWLTIAAVNGAGVGMLSDPHGFVINPQMGGPPESDSQRRDLSQVLALFQDPVLIGSIGALLWCILMIAVVYLFRRHSKTGHLIPGHGRAKGLRRLANEDLIIKHRMAAPDSPWISGGWRPAFSQKYQDLWAQGQKHPGIRSTSLPVSSKKDSSCLDSAVPIVTDSCGVYGTFYVDLMANGLKTFNSPGRRPKMPHGLPHQQGAETIQIFTQPVAKTAPIGSHEVLPWKQVIRPQPKMGVLRESWEKNQSKQELHAVNSVPIVPTRNQACPSSVYKQRLSHVPSGRHGGHTECGKVAGCPRLLHYSASVHLLDMLPPPPPIPTDNAMDTHSLTSDEGSSRSTKFTMDMGSLPSVCAASGHHEQSGSTKNNNHCPSYSHLSTASYSMSLDEEDDGTLTAQEATQYLELSPKPDRLSALPEQRPSLPHPFSSNLGYICRPVCSIQLEDDPASEEPEAPPIGLRRARLQSTPSSCYSEWDSSLWNTWSSVTDDNMASTRTSLISSVDSCYTTDSTNFARLLAVAAETMSAASLSDFSPPASPLSALYPPFRAEGDSFGELEPVPAWDWSMAWVEEMEAKYRAHYPDRNTKPFNA from the exons ATGGACAGAAGCGTTTTCATGAGAATATTATTTACGGTTTTTGGAGTTCTGTCAG GTTCCAGAGTTCATGCAGAGGAAACGCCACCCCGTGTCGTCCACCACCCCTCTGATGTGGTGGTGAAAGTTGGGGATCCCGCCACGCTCTCCTGCCGGGTGGATGGCAACCCGAAGCCAACCATCGAGTGGCTGCGCAATGGTCAGCCCCTAGATACAGCAAATGGAGATGGGCAGTGGCAGCCCATGGTTTTGTCAGAGGGTAGCCTCTTCTTCTTGAGTGTTGGAGGGGGCAGGCGAGGTCAGTCACATGAGGGTGTCTACACCTGCGTGGCCAGGAACAGTGCGGGGACTGCGACCAGTCGTAATGCATCACTTTATATTGCAG TGCTGCAGGAGGAGTTCACTGTGCAGCCCAGTGATGTGGAGGTGGCAGAGGGCGAGGTGGCTATCTTAAACTGTGGCCCTCCAATGGGACACCCTGAACCTAACATCATCTGGAAGAATAATGGCCTGCCCATCAACACCAGTAACCACCACTACACT TTGCTGAGTGGGAAGCTTATCATTGCTCCTGCAGAGAAGAACCACTCTggtgcttatgtgtgtgtggccagcAACACtgtgggagtgagagagagcagggcGGCTCGACTCTCTGTTCTGG gcaAGCCTGTTCTGGTGCTGAAGCCAGAGAATGTGTCGGTGAGACTGGGGGAGTCTGCTCAGTTCTACTGCCAAGCTAAAGGTGACCCTCCACCTTCTGTGGTCTGGAGCAGAGAGCAAGGGCCACTGCCCAACGGCAG GTATCTTGTAAACCCAGACCAGACTCTCCAGATCCATTATGTGACAGCCCAAGATGCTGGGAAGTACACCTGCACTGCTGTCAATGATGCAGGTGTTGTCACTGCCAGCGCACAGCTACGTGTTGAAG AGGCTGCCAGCACTCAACAGAAAGACCTTCACAAAGAGCTGTCAGCCCTGCGAGTGGCTCTAGAAAATGTCACCATCATGGCCCCTGGGTCCAACATATCCCAAGTACAATGGAAG CTCCAGTTCCTCCCATCTCAGCCACATTACCTTGATGGCTTTGAGGTTCTCTGTCGCTCTCTGCTGCCAGCCAGCTCAGACTGGGTGGCAAAGAAGGTGACACTGCCCAATTTCCAGACTCAAGTGGGCCCTTTGAAGAGAGGCTACAAGTATGAGTTCAAGGTTCGTCCCTATGGCAGCAACTTGTATGGAAGGGAGAGCAACACCCGGCACCTCAGAGTTccagagacag TTCCCAGTGCCTCTCCACTAGCTGTGTCCATAACAGTGAGCCATGAGCAGAATAACACCATCCACCTGAGCTGGGAGCCTCCTCCTCATGAAACTCACAATGGTATCATCCAGGGATACCAG GTGTGGTGTGTGgagtctgagcagcagcagtaccaGAATTGGACGGTAAACAGTGACCAACACAGCCTTGATATATCAACGCTCAAACCAGGGAAACGATACTGGCTCACCATAGCAGCTGTCAACGGAGCTGGAGTAGGAATGCTGAGTGACCCTCATGGATTTGTCATCA ACCCACAGATGGGTGGTCCCCCTGAGTCAGACAGCCAAAGACGGGATCTGTCACAGGTCTTGGCCCTGTTTCAGGACCCAGTGTTGATCGGCAGCATTGGTGCACTCCTGTGGTGTATTCTGATGATTGCAGTTGTCTACCTCTTCAGACGCCACAGCAAGACAGGTCACCTGATACCAGGACATGGAAGGGCAAAAG gTTTGCGTAGACTGGCGAATGAAGATCTCATTATTAAACACAG AATGGCAGCTCCAGACTCCCCATGGATTTCTGGAGGCTGGAGACCTGCCTTCAGCCAGAAATATCAGGACTTATGGGCCCAAGGTCAGAAACATCCAGGGATCAGGAGCACCA GCCTCCCAGTCTCATCCAAGAAGGACTCCAGCTGCCTGGACTCAGCTGTCCCCATTGTGACCGACAGCTGCGGTGTCTATGGCACTTTTTATGTGGACCTGATGGCCAATGGCCTGAAGACCTTTAATAGCCCTGGACGTCGCCCTAAAATGCCCCACGGTCTGCCGCATCAGCAAGGAGCTGAGACCATTCAGATATTCACCCAGCCTGTCGCAAAGACTGCACCCATCGGAAGCCACGAGGTGCTGCCATGGAAACAGGTTATACGCCCCCAGCCTAAGATGGGTGTACTGAGGGAGTCATGGGAAAAAAACCAGAGCAAGCAAG agTTGCACGCAGTGAACAGTGTCCCCATAGTGCCAACCAGAAACCAGGCTTGCCCATCCAGTGTCTACAAACAGAGACTCAGTCACGTACCATCAGGCCGACATG GTGGACATACAGAGTGTGGTAAAGTTGCTGGCTGTCCTCGTCTGCTCCATTACTCTGCATCAGTACACCTACTGGACAtgctcccaccaccaccaccgatACCCACGGACAACgccatggacacacacagtctgacctCAGATGAAGG CTCCAGTCGTTCCACAAAGTTTACAATGGACATGGGTTCTCTCCCTTCGGTGTGTGCTGCATCAGGCCACCATGAGCAATCAGGATCCACCAAGAACAACAACCACTGCCCGTCCTACAGCCACCTGTCCACTGCGTCATATTCCATGTCACTGGATGAAGAAGATGATGGCACACTGACAGCTCAGGAAGCCACCCAGTATCTTGAGCTCAGCCCTAAACCTGACAGATTGAG CGCCCTGCCTGAGCAGCGTCCCTCCCTGCCTCATCCTTTCTCCTCCAACCTGGGCTACATCTGCAGGCCAGTATGCTCCATTCAGCTGGAGGATGACCCTGCCTCTGAGGAGCCCGAAGCTCCACCAATTGGCTTGCGACGTGCCCGCCTTCAGAGCACACCTTCCTCCTGCTACAGCGAATGGGACAGCTCACTGTGGAACACCTGGAGCTCTGTCACGGATGACAACATGGCTAGCACCCGCACCAGCCTCATTAGCTCTGTGGACAGCTGTTACACCACTGACAGCACCAACTTTGCCCGATTGTTGGCTGTGGCAGCAGAGACCATGAGTGCAGCCTCTTTGTCAG ACTTCTCTCCACCGGCCTCCCCCCTCAGTGCCTTGTATCCACCATTTCGTGCAGAAGGCGACTCGTTCGGGGAACTGGAGCCTGTTCCTGCGTGGGACTGGAGCATGGCCTGGGTGGAGGAAATGGAGGCTAAGTACAGAGCCCACTATCCTGACAGAAACACCAAACCCTTCAATGCTTAA